The Zerene cesonia ecotype Mississippi chromosome 19, Zerene_cesonia_1.1, whole genome shotgun sequence genome has a window encoding:
- the LOC119834166 gene encoding myosin-2 essential light chain-like isoform X1, with protein MFMYEPPTKLKLTSVEEFQEAFQLFDSRGDGKIHVAQIGDALRALGQNPTESDVKKCTLHLKPDERISFEVFLPIYQAISKARSGDTANDFIEGLRHFDKDGNGFISSAELRHLLSTLGEKLSDDEVEQLLQGQEDSQGNINYENFVHLIMQG; from the exons ATGTTTATGTACGAACCGCCCACCAAGCTCAAACTAACATCTGTTGAAG AGTTTCAAGAAGCCTTTCAGCTTTTTGATTCACGTGGAGATGGCAAGATTCATGTGGCCCAAATTGGAGACGCTCTAAGAGCCCTTGGACAGAACCCCACTGAATCAGATGTCAAGAAATGTACTCTGCACTTGAAACCTGATGAGAGAATTTCTTTTGAAGTCTTTCTGCCTATTTACCAG GCGATATCAAAGGCTCGAAGCGGAGATACGGCCAATGACTTTATCGAGGGCCTCAGACACTTTGACAAGGACGGCAACGGCTTCATTTCGTCTGCAGAACTGCGCCACCTGCTTTCCACTCTTGGTGAAAAGCTGAGTGATGATGAG GTGGAGCAGCTGCTGCAGGGGCAGGAGGACTCGCAGGGCAACATCAACTACGAGAACTTTGTGCATCTCATCATGCAGGGTTAA
- the LOC119834269 gene encoding serine/threonine-protein kinase Chk1-like: MSSGGEFVEGWVVTQVLGEGAYGEVRLLMHARSGASVALKAVREAAGGAGAREAALHRALRHPNVLRCLGERHHGGVQYLFLEYAQGGELFDRIEPDAGMPASCARRYWRQLAAGLRYLHARGVAHRDIKPENLLLDHNDTLKISDFGMATMFRHGSRERLLSRVCGTVPYAAPEVLAAQRRPYRAPPADLWAAALVLLAMLVGELPWERASEEDARYCAWKAWAEGESAQPPSGAWRRLAGGAGGALGLLRRALRPDPARRPALDALLTHRWLSDDGDRTGASPSPTTPYLPPPAPPHIFFVLGDSEWRRSQRRLVPQPGAARLAFASHRIAPIAFENEGARAWSSQPATGEAGGAEPPLSARDMDELLSYSQPARGDELLLGSPERGPAPLQRLVRRMTRVFVRAAEPAALRALTGLLDARGYLWRYLHPRILAIECGSVKMRAWAVRVRAAGAGAGGEHVMLEFRRSRGCGLAFKRRYLELRDALSPLAAPSPGAPAPYAPADPADPADLLAPPADLSQPMDTDADAE, translated from the exons ATGTCTTCAGGCGGCGAATTCGTGGAGGGGTGGGTCGTCACCCAGGTGCTGGGTGAAGGGGCTTATGGAga AGTCCGGTTGCTGATGCACGCGCGGTCGGGCGCGAGCGTGGCGCTGAAGGCGGTGCGCgaggcggcgggcggcgcgggcgcgcgcgAGGCGGCGCTGCACCGCGCGCTGCGGCACCCCAACGTGCTGCGCTGCCTGGGCGAGCGCCACCACGGCGGCGTGCAATATCTCTTCCTCGAGTACGCGCAGGGCGGCGAGCTCTTTGATCGCATCG AGCCGGACGCGGGCATGCCGGCGAGCTGCGCGCGGCGCTACTGGCGGCAGCTGGCGGCCGGCCTGCGCTACCTGCACGCGCGCGGCGTGGCGCACCGCGACATCAAGCCCGAGAACCTGCTGCTCGACCACAACGACACGCTCAAGATCTCCGACTTCGGCATGGCCACGATGTTCCG GCACGGGTCCCGCGAGCGGCTGCTGTCGCGCGTGTGCGGCACGGTGCCGTACGCCGCGCCCGAGGTGCTGGCGGCGCAGCGGCGGCCCTaccgcgcgccgcccgccgacCTGTGGGCCGCCGCGCTCGTGCTGCTCGCCATGCTCGTCGGAG AACTACCATGGGAGCGCGCCAGCGAGGAGGACGCGCGGTACTGCGCGTGGAAGGCGTGGGCGGAGGGCGAGAGCGCGCAGCCGCCGAGCGGCGCGTGGCGGCGGctggcgggcggcgcgggcggcgcgctcGGCCTGCTGCGGCGCGCGCTGCGCCCCGACCCCGCGCGCCGCCCCGCGCTCGACGCGCTGCTCACGCACCGCTGGCTGAGCGACGACGGTGACCGGACAGGTGCGAGCCCCTCCCCGACCACCCCATACCTCCCTCCGCCTGCTCCCCctcacatatttttt GTACTAGGTGACTCTGAGTGGCGCCGGTCTCAGAGACGCCTGGTGCCTCAGCCCGGCGCCGCCCGCCTCGCCTTCGCTTCGCATCGCATCGCGCCGATAGCCTTCGAGAACGAG GGCGCGCGCGCGTGGAGCTCGCAGCCGGCGACGGGGGAGGCGGGGGGCGCGGAGCCGCCGCTGAGCGCGCGCGACATGGACGAGCTGCTGAGCTACTCGCAGCCGGCGCGCGGCGACGAGCTGCTGCTGGGCTCGCCGGAGCGCGGGCCGGCGCCGCTGCAGCGCCTCGTGCGCCGCATGACGCGCGTGTTCGTGCGCGCCGCCGAGCCCGCTGCGCTGCGCGCGCTCACCGGCCTGCTGGACGCGCGCGGCTACCTCTGGCGGTACCTGCACCCCAGAATC CTGGCGATCGAATGCGGGTCGGTGAAGATGCGCGCGTGGGCGGTGCGCGTGCGCGCGGCGGGCGCCGGCGCCGGCGGCGAGCACGTGATGCTGGAGTTCCGGCGCTCGCGCGGCTGCGGGCTCGCCTTCAAGCGGCGCTACCTCGAGCTGCGCGACGCGCTGAGCCCGCTGGCGGCGCCCTCGCCCGGCGCCCCCGCGCCCTACGCCCCCGCTGACCCCGCCGACCCCGCAGACTTGCTCGCGCCGCCCGCCGACCTGTCGCAGCCCATGGACACCGACGCCGACGCCGAGTAG
- the LOC119834166 gene encoding myosin-2 essential light chain-like isoform X2: protein MAGYSEDQLAEFQEAFQLFDSRGDGKIHVAQIGDALRALGQNPTESDVKKCTLHLKPDERISFEVFLPIYQAISKARSGDTANDFIEGLRHFDKDGNGFISSAELRHLLSTLGEKLSDDEVEQLLQGQEDSQGNINYENFVHLIMQG from the exons ATG GCTGGATATTCCGAGGATCAGTTGGCAG AGTTTCAAGAAGCCTTTCAGCTTTTTGATTCACGTGGAGATGGCAAGATTCATGTGGCCCAAATTGGAGACGCTCTAAGAGCCCTTGGACAGAACCCCACTGAATCAGATGTCAAGAAATGTACTCTGCACTTGAAACCTGATGAGAGAATTTCTTTTGAAGTCTTTCTGCCTATTTACCAG GCGATATCAAAGGCTCGAAGCGGAGATACGGCCAATGACTTTATCGAGGGCCTCAGACACTTTGACAAGGACGGCAACGGCTTCATTTCGTCTGCAGAACTGCGCCACCTGCTTTCCACTCTTGGTGAAAAGCTGAGTGATGATGAG GTGGAGCAGCTGCTGCAGGGGCAGGAGGACTCGCAGGGCAACATCAACTACGAGAACTTTGTGCATCTCATCATGCAGGGTTAA